The stretch of DNA GTTTTGCCATATAATAGCCAGCAAATTGAAATTGATCTAACCAAGATAATTGAAGAGTAACTTTTTTTAATTCTTTTGCAAATAAAGTATGAGAAAGTAAGATTATTAGTATGAATATAGTTCTAATTCTTTTTGAATAACTCAAGATAATCCTCTTTATGAAATTGTTAGAGTATAGCTAAAAATTATTGAAAATGTATGAAAAAAATATTTAAATAACATCATAAATTTATGATGTTATTTTATTAAAGATTAGTGTAAAAAGTGTCTAATTCAGCAGAAGGATAAAGGTATACTGTATTTATTTTTAAAAAATTATCTATTTTAATCTACTTTTCTAACTCATAATACTTTTCTAAAAAAGTTTCTACCGAGCATACAATAGTATTTACTCCAGAATATTCATAACTTGCAATTGCTTTCATACAAAATGCATAATCATTTGAAATTAAAAAACTGGTATTAGAAGCTAAAATTGCATGTTGCATATCATTGTTAGATGCTCTAAATCTATCAGTATTTTTTTTAATTTTATCAAAATCATCTGGATAATATCCAGCCCAATTCATAAGAGTATATGCCATAGATATTCCATTCTCTATTGAATCTTCAAACGAATCTCTCCAATTAAATTCATTATTTTTATTACAAATTTTTTCAATAGCCAAAACCACTTCACAACTAGGTAATTCAGAAATATTTAGACTTTTTATTGGCTCATATTCTCTAAAAGGTTTTGGACCTAAGGGAATACTATCAAATTTTGCTAATTTATTTATACTTTCTAACCTCTTATTTAATAATATTGGTAAATCCTTTTTCATTTGTTCCATGTAACTTTTAATTTGCGAAATATTACCTTTATACTCTTCTTTTAAATTATTTTCATCAATATCAATATCTAGCAAATTAATAATTTTATTTGAAAGATTTTTTATACTATCTTCTAAACTTTCACCTATTTTTTCAAAACTATTATTATTGGGAAGTCCTGATGATTTTCTAGATAAATTATCAAGAGTTAATGCCAAATTTTTAAAACCTAAAATATCATTTTCAATGTTTAAATACTCAACATAATCAATCCATATTTGGCTTGGTTTTTTATCACTAATTTTTTTGTTTTTTGGTTCAATATATTTAGCATTAAGTTCTTCTAAAACATCAAGATGTTCCTTTTTATATTCATCATTAGATATTTGATTTATTTCAGCTAGAGTTATGTGAGAATATACAACCTGAATATTAAATTTTAATAAAAAATTCTTAAATAGTACAAAATAATTATCAGCAGTTTCTTTAAGTTTCCTAGATCTCAAGTCACTTAGTATATTTTGATCTAAATAGATTAATTTATTCATTAGTACAACCTTTATAAAACTATCTGCTAATAAAGGTATTGTATATAAAAGAAGTTTAAAAATATCAGAAAGATTGATTAATAATCAATCTTTCTATTTTCTAATGTAAAAAGTGTCTAATTCCTGAAAAATATAAAGCCATTCCATATTCATTTGCCGCTTCAATAATTTCATCATCTCTGATACTTCCACCTGGTTCAATTACACATTTTACACCAGCTTGTGCAGCTGCGTCAATACTATCTCTAAATGGGAAAAATGCTTCAGAAGCTAATACAGCACCTGTAACATCAATTCCCATATCTTCTGCTTTTCTTAAAGCAGCTTTTGAAGCATCAACTCTTGAAGTCATACCCATACCAACAGCAACCATTGCAGAATCTTTTACATAAACTACACAGTTTGATTTTGTTAATGAAGCAATTTTATAAGCTATTTCCATATCTTTTACTTCTTGTTCAGTTGCAATTCTTGTTGATTTTAACTCAGAATTTCTAACTTCATCATCTGCTACTTTATCAGCATCTTGGAATACAAATCCACCATCAACTCTTTTAAAGTCAATTGCATCATTTGCAAGTTCTAAGAATTGTGTTCCTTGCTCAAATAGTTTAATTCTTTTTTTGCTTTCAAATACAGCAACCGCTTCTTCTGTGAAACTAGCAGCAAATACAACTTCTAAGAAAATCTCATTCATTTTTTCAGCTAACTCTTTATCAACTGTCCCATTAACTGCAACTACTCCACCAAAAGCAGAAACTGGATCACATTTTAGTGCTTCAATATAAGAATCTAATAATGTATCTTTAATAGCAAAACCACAAGGATTTCCATGTTTTACAATACAAACTGCTTTATCTTTTCCAAATGCAGCAGCAATTCTTGCAGCTCCTGAAATATCACCCATATTATTAAATGACGCTTCACCTTTTACAGTTTTAAATTTATTTGTAAATTGTGCATCAAACTCATATAATGCACCTTTTTGATGAGGATTTTCACCATATCTTGTATCAAATACTTTAGAACCCACGATAAATTGTTTAGCTCCAAATCCACCATTAAATCTTTTGTTCATATAATTAGCAATCATTGAATCATAAGCAGCTGTGTGTTCATAAGCTTTAATCATCATATCTCTTCTAAACTCAACTGTGTTAGTGTCATTTTTTAGGTTTTGTAAAACTAAATCATAATCAGCAACATCTGTAACAATAATTACTGAATCAAAGTTTTTTGCAGCCGACCGAACCATCGCTGGTCCACCAATATCAATGTTTTCAATAATCTCTTCAAAATCATCAGTTTTTTCAATAGTTGCTTTAAATGGATATAAGTTTACACAAACTAAATCAATTCCCTCAACACCAAGTTCTTTAGCTTGATCAAGGTGAGATTGTTTATCGCGTCTGTGAAGAATTCCACCATGAATATAAGGATTTAAAGTTTTAACTCTTCCTTCAAAACACTCAGGAAATTTTGTAACTTCATTTGCTTCAATTACAGCAATTCCTGCATCTTTTAATTTATTATATGTTCCACCAGTTGAAATAATTTCATATCCTAAAGATACTAGTACTTTAGCAAAGTTTTCAACACCACTTTTATCACTTACTGATATTAATGCTCTCATTTAATTTTCTCCTACTATATATTTACAAATAAAAAAAGCCAAACTTCCATAAAAAGAAGTTTGGCTTAAAGGTTTTAAATCTTATAAATCTTGTTCTATCACTTGTTTAAATCTATTGAAATAAACGTAACTTGCTTTTTCTAAATCTTTATAAATGTCATTTATAGAAATTTTATCCCCTGTTACTTGACCAATTTTGCTACACTCAATATTGAATGAATTTGCAACTTTTTCAAATGCTTCACAGTTTTCAGGTCTTACTTCAACTATTGCTCTACTTAAAGACTCAGAAAAAATATCTTTTGAGTCATTTAATGAAATAGAAATTTCTATTCCTTTATTACCCACAACTGCCATTTTAGAAGCACTTATTGCAATTCCACCAATGTTTACATCTTTTGCAGATTTTAATAAACCTAATTTATTTGCTTCAATAACAGTATTCCATAAAGCTAACTCTTTTTCAAAATTTACTTCTGGATGAATTCCTGCAACTTTTCCATACATTTTTTTCATATAAAGTGATGCACCAAACTCTGATTTTGTTTCACCTAAAATATATAAAATATTTCCATTTTCTTGAACACAAGATGGTAATACTTTATTTGCATCTTCATTAACTCCAACCATTGCAATTGAAGGTGTTGGGAAAACTCCCACTCCATTTGTTTCATTGTATAAAGATACATTTCCACCAATAACTGGAGTATTTAACTCTCTACAAGCTTTTTTAATTCCTTCACAAGATGCAGCAAATTGCCACATAACTTCAGGGTTCGTAGGATTTCCAAAATTTAAACAATCTGTGATTGCTTTTGGAACTGCTCCTGTCATTGCAACATTTCTTCCAGATTCCATAACAGCAGCTGCAGCTCCTAATTCTGGATTGATGTAACATAATCTTGTATTACAATCAGCACTCATTGATAATGCTTTTCCTGTTTCTTTGATTCTGATACTCGACCCATCAAGTTTCCCTGGACCTTTGATTGTATTTGTTTGAACCATTGAATCATATTGAGAATAAACCCAAGATTTATCAACAACTTCCATGTCAGAGAATAAATCATCAAATGCAGCTTGATTTGAAATCTCTTTATCTAAAGTAATATTTTCAATTCCATCTAAATAAGCTGGTTTTTTTGTTGGTCTATCTAAAACTGGCGCTTGTTCAGATACTGGTTGAACTGGAACTTCTGCACATTTTTCACCATGCCAGAATAGTTCCATATTTCCTGTATTTGTAACTTCACCAATAACAGCAACATCTAGTTCCCATTTTTCAAAGATGTCAATAACACCCTGTTCACAACCTTTTTTAGCACAAATAAGCATTCTTTCTTGAGATTCTGAAAGCATAAAGTCATAAGGAGTCATACCCTCTTCCCTTGCAGGAACTTTATCTAAATGCATAATCATCCCAGAACCTGAACGTCCAGCCATTTCAAATGAAGAAGAAGTAAGCCCAGCAGCACCCATATCTTGAATACCAATAATTAAATCAGCTTTGAATAACTCTAAACAAGCTTCTAAAAGTAGTTTTTCAGTAAATGGATCTCCAACTTGAACAGTTGGTCTTTTTGACTCACTATCTTCTGTAAATGCTGCACTTGACATAACAGCTCCACCAAGTCCATCTCGCCCAGTTTTACTTCCAACATACATTACAGGATTTCCTAATCCTTCAGCTTTTCCTAAGAAAATTTCATCAGATTTTGCAAGTCCTATTGTAAATGCATTTACAAGGTTATTTCCAGCATAACACTCTTCAAAAGTAGTTTCTCCACCAATTGTTGGAACTCCCATACAGTTACCATATCCACCAATACCAGCAACTACACCTCTTAATAAAAATCTGTGTTTTGCAGCTGTTTCACTATTTCCTTCAATTGAAGCAAATCTTATTGAATTCATATTTGCAATAGGACGTGCTCCCATTGTAAATACATCTCTTAAAATTCCTCCAACTCCAGTTGCAGCACCTTGATAAGGCTCAATAAATGATGGGTGATTGTGTGATTCCATTTTAAATACAGCAGCATATCCATCACCAATGTCAATAACACCAGCATTTTCACCAGGACCTTGAATAACCCAAGGAGCTTTTGTTGGAAAACCACTTAAATATTTTTTACTTGATTTATATGAGCAGTGCTCAGACCACATAGCAGAGAAGATACCAATTTCTACATAGTTTGGTTCTCTTCCTAAAATTTCTTTGATATTTTCAAATTCTTCAAGTGTTAAAGAGTGAGCAAGTGCTATCTCTTTAAGGTTCATCTCTTGTTTTTGCATCTTTCGCCTTAAAATATGGTTGTTATTTAGGGCGATTATATCTAAAAAGAGTTAAATTTTATTTTAATCCTCTGATAGAATTTTCACTTGATTATTTGCTATTTCTAAAAACAGCTCTTTTTTTCCATTAAATTTTACACTTGGACTTATATATTCTTCATCCATTAAAACTTTAAACATGTTTTTTCCTAATGAATTTGGATAAGGAGAAACATCTATATTTGTAAATTTAATTGTTTTATCTTCTTTTTTAGCAAATATTGATTTTTTTTGCTCTTTAAAAAAACTAAAATCTGTTTTATTTGCTCTTTTAAAATCATTAGAATAAAAAGATAAATATTCTTCTATATCTGAATATTTCCAAGCATCTTTCCATTTAAATATACTACTTAATACTAATGCCATTTCATCTTTTGTTGCTTTTTTAGAATCATTCCCAAATGTTAACAAAATAGATTTATTTAAGTCTATATTTTTTTCTAAATTTTCAAGCTCATTATTTGCTAAAGCAATACAGCCTTTTGTAAAATTTTCTCTTTCAGAATAAAGAGGCATACCATGAATCCAAATTCCTGAACCTTTTTTATCTAAACTTTGATCAAAAATATTTGGATAAGAAGTCACTAACGCAAAAGGTCCATAAAAACTATCAAGTCCTACTTTTTTTTGAATTAATTCATAAGCACCTTCAGGAGTTTTTTTGTCACCTTCAGTATATTTATCACCTTTGTTTTCACCCACAATTACATTGTTTTTCGATAATAATTTATAATCATTATCCACTTTTTCGTAAACTGCAATTTCTAATTGATTTTTTTGTGTTACGAGTATATATTTTTTAAATTCATAATAACCATAATCTACATTTTTGTCTTTTAAGTATTCCTGCCAGTATGTCATATCTTTTAACTTTTTTTCTATCTCTTTTTCAACAGAACTAATACCCTCGTATCTATATAATGTCACTAAATCTTGTGCATACATATTAAAGGCAAGTAATAAAAAAATTATAAATTTAAACAAATATTCCTCCATGTTAATCTTTAAGTTGTAGCATTGTATAATGTTTGCCCTAATTATTAAATAAAAAAGCGAATAAACTATGAGAAGAATTATTTTATCAATTATTATTTTTTTTAATTTTTTATATTCAGCACAAGTTGAAGAGCTAAATTGGCCAAAAGGAGAGACTTTTTTGACCTTTTTGGATAAATATTCAATCTCCCAAAAGTTGTATTTTGATTTGGAGAAAGAAGATCAAGAGTTGTGTTCTGAAATAACAGCCGATAGAAGATTTTATCTATATACAGATGATGATGGCAAATTAAATCAAGTTTTAATTCCCGTTTCAGATGATATACAACTACATATTTACAAAGATAGTAATAACGAATATAAATTCCAAACACTACCTATTAACTACACAGAATATACAGAAATGGTTGCTATTGAAATTACAGAATCTGTATCTTATGATATATCAAAAGCAACTGGAGATGTAACTTTAGCTGCACTGCTAAAATCAATTTTTAATGAAGGTGTAAATTTCAGAAAAATGCAAAAAGGTGATTTTATTGCCTTAGAATATTCTCAAAAAGCTTATTTAGGAAGACCTCTTGGAATGCCAGATTTAAAAGCTGCAATGGTTCAAATAGATGGAACTTCTTACTTTAGATTTAAAAACTCAAAAGACGATAAATATTATGATGAAAAAGGTACAGGATTTACAAAATCTTATTTTTTCCAAATTCCAGTAGCTTTTAAACAAATTTCTAGTGAATTTACAAATAAAAGATGGCATCCTGTTTTAAAAAGATATAGAGCCCATTTAGGAACTGATTTTTCAGCACCAGTAGGAAGAACAATATATGCAGCAGCAGATGGAAAAATAGAATTTCTTGGAATAAAAGGTGGTTATGGGAAAACTACTATCATAAATCACAATAATGGATATAAAACATTATATGCTCATCAAAGTGATTTTGCAAAAGGTGTTAAACAAGGTATAAACATTAAAAAAGGTGAACTTATAGGATATGTAGGAAATACAGGATTAAGTTCTGGTCCACATCTACATTTAGGTTTATATAAAAATGGAACTGCAATTGATCCTTTAACAGTTATAAATAAACCTAGCACCGATGGATTAGATGGAAAAGAAAGAAATGCATTTTTAGCAACTGCTCAAACTACTCAGAAAAAAATCGAAAATGAAATCAAAAAAGAAAAAAGAAACATTCCTACAAAATTAGAAAGAATTACAGATAGAAGTGAAATTAATATTTTTTAGATAAACCAATAGAAAATTCTATTGATTTATTTATGAAGTGATTGAGCAACTATTGATAAAAACTCATCTTTAGTTGTTTTATTAGATTTAAATAATCCTCTTAAAGCTGAAGTTACAGTTGTTGAACAAATCTTTTCAACTCCCCTCATTTCCATACACATGTGCCGTGCATCAATCATAACAGCAACACCTTTTGGTTTTAAGTGTTCATTTAAAGCATCACAAATTTGTTCAGTTAATTGTTCTTGAATTTGTAATCTTCTTGCAAATACATCTACAACTCTTGGAATTTTTGAAAGACCAATTACTTTTCCATTTGGAATATATGCAACATGAGCTTTTCCAATAATTGGTAACATATGATGTTCACATTGAGAATAAAATTCTATATCTTTTACTACAACCATTTCATCATTTGTTGAAGTAAATAAAGCCTTTTCAATTATCTCTTTTGGGTCTTGTTTATAGCCACTACACATAAATTCATAAGCTTTTCTCACTCTTTTTGGAGTATCAATTAAACCTTCTCTGTTTATATCTTCTCCAACGTGTTCAAGCATTTTTTTTATGGCATTTTCAAATTCTATTTCGCTACTCATTAAATTCTTTTTCCTTTAAATTTTTTTATATAATTTTTAATATTAAATCCAACCTTTTTTCTTAAAAATCAGAATCGGTGTAATTGAAGCAATTACCATAAATACCACAGATATTAAATATCCATATTCCCAATGAAGTTCAGGCATAAAATCAAAGTTCATTCCGTAAATACTTGCAATTAGTGTAGGTGGAAGGAAAATTACATTTACAATTGTAAATATTTTTATAACCTTATTTTGTTCAATACTTAATATACCAATAAAGATATTTTGTAAATAATCAAGTCTTTCAAAATTAAAATTCGTATGGTCAATCAGAGACTTAATATCCTTTAACATAATTGGTAATTCATGTTTATCATCCACAAACTTTTGTGATTTTAAAAGTGAATTTAATATTCTTTGTTTATCCGTTAAATTTTCTCTAATTTTCATATTTAAATCTTCAAATGTAGAGATTTTTTCAAGAATCTCTTCATCATCATTTGAGTAATCTGTAAATACGTGTTTTCTAATTTTTGTAATCTCTTTTGATAAATTCTCAATAGTATCAGCATCGGCATCAATTCTAATATCAATAATTTGACAAAAAATTGAGTAACCTGTTTTAAACTCTCTTGGAGAAATCAAAAGTTTTTTTGTAAAGGTATCGAAACTTTGTAATTTTTTATATCTAACAGAAATTAAAAGTGACCCTTGTAAAATAAAAGAAACCGTTTCATTGAATGCCGATTTATTATCATTTATCAAGAAATAACTGTTTATTTCTATTCTATTATTCTCTTCCCAATATCTAGAACTCAGCTCAATCTCTTCTGTTTCTTGTTTTGTGGGAAATTGCATATCAAACATATTTTCAACAGCTCTTACTTCTTCAATAGTTGGAAGAAGCATATCAATCCAAATTACACTATTTTTATCTTCGTTGCTTTCAAGAAAATCTACTCCCTCAAAAACATTAAGTTTATTTCCTTTTTTGATGTAACAGTTAATCAAAGTTAACTCCTTTTCAAACTTTTATCATATTTCCCATATCCCATATAGGCATAAAAATCGCTAATACAATCCAAAGTATTAAACCCATAATAACTATTAAAAATATGGGTTGTATTAGTGATGTTAGTAAATTTATTTTATCATTAAATCTATTTTTATAAATCTTTTTTATCTCATCTATTGTAATAGCCAAAGAATTTGAAACTTCTCCAGTATTTATTAGATTTAAAACAATATCATCGAACATTTGTGTTTTTAAAAAAGAATCCTTGATACTTTTTCCATTTTGTAATAAATTATCAATTAAGTGCATTTTATCCAATAGATATTTGTTTTTTAATAAAATTTTTGAAGAAATGAAAGCTTTGTGAAATTCGTAATTTGATTTCAGCATAATATCTATAACTAAAAATAATTTATATAGTTGCATATTTAGATATATTTCTTTTATTAAAAATATTTTTGTTACCAAAAACTTGTCACAAAAATAGTTAAAAGCACTATTTTGTCGATATAAATAGAAAAAAAAGATAATAAAAAAGCAAAAAACTAAAAAAATTGAGAAAAGATAATTCTCTAAAATATACTGAGTTTTTAGTAACATTTTGGTTGCAAAGGGAAGTTCTTGAGTTGATTGAGAAAAAATCATTTGGAACTTGGGAATTACAAAAAAGAAAATTGATATTAAAGACAAAATAAAACTTATAATTAAAATTATAGGATATGAAATAGCTTTAATAAAATTTCTTTTAATTTCATAATTTTCTAGCAATAAATTACTTAAAGCTTTGATATTTAAAACTATATTTCCATTATTTTGAGAGAGTTTTAAAAAAGCGAATACTAAATTATTTATTTTAAAATCATTTAGATTTTCTTCTATTGGTTTTGCATTTGAAAAACTATATTTTAAAAGTTGCAAAAAATCAATAATATTTTTATCTTTTTTATTTTTAATCAAAATATCAAGGGCTTCACTAAGATTTATATTCGCTTGTAACATTAAATTTAATTCATAAAAAAGTAGATTTATTTTTTTGTCGTTTATTCTTTTTTTTCTAAAAAATCCAAAATCGAAATAGTTTTTATACTCTTTTATTTCTATTATATTTGCTGGTATTTTTTCATTTGAAAGATTTGATGTTTCAAGAATTATCTCTTTTATTTCATTTTTATTTTGGTATTTGATTTTATATTTTTTCATCAAAAACAAGCAACTTTATAAACTTCATCTAAGGAAGTTTGATTTTGTTCAACTTTTTGTTTTCCATCATCTAAAATTGTTTTAAAATTGATATTTTCAAGATAAGTTTTGAGTTCATTTATATCTGATTTTTTAAATATCATCGAAGATATTTTTTCATCAATTTTTAAAACTTCAGCAATCGTTGACCTATCATAATATTTTGTATAGTTGCACTTTTGGCATCCAACTGAACCACAAAATTTACAATAATTCAAAACCAATCTTTGAGCCATTACAAGTTTTAAAGTACTTGAGATTAAGAATGGGTCAGCTTGTAAATCTATAAGCCTTAAAATCGTCTCAACAGCACTATTAGCATGAATACTGGCAATCACTAAATGTCCAGTTAATGAAGCTTGCAGGGCAATATCCAAAGAAAACTTATCTCTAATTTCTCCTATAAAAATAATGTCTGGGTCTTGCCGAAGAATGTTTTTTAAAACCAATTCAAAACTAAGACCAATTTTAGAGTTTATTGGAATTTGACAAATTGAATCAATTTTATATTCAATTGGGTCTTCAACTGTAATTATCTTTTTTTCTTCACAATTTAACTCTTGCAAAATTGAATATAAAGTTGTTGTTTTTCCGCTTCCCGTTGGTCCTGAAATCAAAATCAAACCTTGAGTTAATTTCAAAGTTTGATTTAAAATCTCTAATAAGTTTTTTGATAATCCCAAAGTTTGAAGATTTTTATCTATATTTTTATTATCCAAAATTCGTAAAACTATTGATTCCGCTTCTAATGTTGGCATCGTTGAAACTCTAAAATCATATTTTTTATTTTCTATATTTAAAGAAAATCTTCCGTCTAATGGAAGACGGCACTGCGTCATATCCAAAGATGAAATCAATTTTATATAAGAAGAAATTAGTTTAAAAAACTCTTTTTCAAAAGCAAAAAAAGTTTTTAGTCTTCCATCAATTCTAAACTTAAATAAAACCAACTCTTTGTATTGTTCAATATGAATATCACTAGTTCGTAAATCTATGGAAAAAAATATTAGTTCTTGTAAAAATTTATCAATATATTTTTCAAAACTATTTTGAGAAATGGCTTTTAAAGCAAAGAAATATAATAAAATTTTTCTATTTATATGACTTAAAATAAATAAAAGTTCTAACTCATCAACTTCTATAAAACTTATTAATTTAGAAAAATCATCTTTTATTGTTTGTAAATTTGAAGTTTTACAAATAGCAATTTTTATACTTATATCATTTTCAGAAATTGGTAAAATTTTATTGTTTACAAAATAATCTTTATCATATTTTTCAAATAAAGAGTAATCAATTTGGCTTTTTAAAATACTCTTCATTATTTAACTCCAATATTATTTTTTTATTTTCATTTTCTAACACAACAAAATCCTTTTCTATTTGTACAAGTTTTAAATCATCGATATTTTCATCTTTTTTAAGCCAAACATCATTTATAAAAGCATATTCAGAGATAATTGCATTTATTTTATATCCTTTTGATTTTTCATCATTTTTTATTTCAAGTTTTTGTTCTAAAGCTTTATTATCAAGCTCTTTTTCCATTTTTTTAATATAAAATTTATTTAAATCAACTTCCATTTCTAATATATAATTTTCTAAATCCGCTTTAGATAAAGTCAAACTTTTTATCTTTGAGAAATTATTAATATTTTCTATTTTTTTAATA from Arcobacter suis CECT 7833 encodes:
- the purH gene encoding bifunctional phosphoribosylaminoimidazolecarboxamide formyltransferase/IMP cyclohydrolase, yielding MRALISVSDKSGVENFAKVLVSLGYEIISTGGTYNKLKDAGIAVIEANEVTKFPECFEGRVKTLNPYIHGGILHRRDKQSHLDQAKELGVEGIDLVCVNLYPFKATIEKTDDFEEIIENIDIGGPAMVRSAAKNFDSVIIVTDVADYDLVLQNLKNDTNTVEFRRDMMIKAYEHTAAYDSMIANYMNKRFNGGFGAKQFIVGSKVFDTRYGENPHQKGALYEFDAQFTNKFKTVKGEASFNNMGDISGAARIAAAFGKDKAVCIVKHGNPCGFAIKDTLLDSYIEALKCDPVSAFGGVVAVNGTVDKELAEKMNEIFLEVVFAASFTEEAVAVFESKKRIKLFEQGTQFLELANDAIDFKRVDGGFVFQDADKVADDEVRNSELKSTRIATEQEVKDMEIAYKIASLTKSNCVVYVKDSAMVAVGMGMTSRVDASKAALRKAEDMGIDVTGAVLASEAFFPFRDSIDAAAQAGVKCVIEPGGSIRDDEIIEAANEYGMALYFSGIRHFLH
- the purL gene encoding phosphoribosylformylglycinamidine synthase subunit PurL, with the translated sequence MQKQEMNLKEIALAHSLTLEEFENIKEILGREPNYVEIGIFSAMWSEHCSYKSSKKYLSGFPTKAPWVIQGPGENAGVIDIGDGYAAVFKMESHNHPSFIEPYQGAATGVGGILRDVFTMGARPIANMNSIRFASIEGNSETAAKHRFLLRGVVAGIGGYGNCMGVPTIGGETTFEECYAGNNLVNAFTIGLAKSDEIFLGKAEGLGNPVMYVGSKTGRDGLGGAVMSSAAFTEDSESKRPTVQVGDPFTEKLLLEACLELFKADLIIGIQDMGAAGLTSSSFEMAGRSGSGMIMHLDKVPAREEGMTPYDFMLSESQERMLICAKKGCEQGVIDIFEKWELDVAVIGEVTNTGNMELFWHGEKCAEVPVQPVSEQAPVLDRPTKKPAYLDGIENITLDKEISNQAAFDDLFSDMEVVDKSWVYSQYDSMVQTNTIKGPGKLDGSSIRIKETGKALSMSADCNTRLCYINPELGAAAAVMESGRNVAMTGAVPKAITDCLNFGNPTNPEVMWQFAASCEGIKKACRELNTPVIGGNVSLYNETNGVGVFPTPSIAMVGVNEDANKVLPSCVQENGNILYILGETKSEFGASLYMKKMYGKVAGIHPEVNFEKELALWNTVIEANKLGLLKSAKDVNIGGIAISASKMAVVGNKGIEISISLNDSKDIFSESLSRAIVEVRPENCEAFEKVANSFNIECSKIGQVTGDKISINDIYKDLEKASYVYFNRFKQVIEQDL
- a CDS encoding L,D-transpeptidase family protein, which translates into the protein MFKFIIFLLLAFNMYAQDLVTLYRYEGISSVEKEIEKKLKDMTYWQEYLKDKNVDYGYYEFKKYILVTQKNQLEIAVYEKVDNDYKLLSKNNVIVGENKGDKYTEGDKKTPEGAYELIQKKVGLDSFYGPFALVTSYPNIFDQSLDKKGSGIWIHGMPLYSERENFTKGCIALANNELENLEKNIDLNKSILLTFGNDSKKATKDEMALVLSSIFKWKDAWKYSDIEEYLSFYSNDFKRANKTDFSFFKEQKKSIFAKKEDKTIKFTNIDVSPYPNSLGKNMFKVLMDEEYISPSVKFNGKKELFLEIANNQVKILSED
- a CDS encoding peptidoglycan DD-metalloendopeptidase family protein; this encodes MRRIILSIIIFFNFLYSAQVEELNWPKGETFLTFLDKYSISQKLYFDLEKEDQELCSEITADRRFYLYTDDDGKLNQVLIPVSDDIQLHIYKDSNNEYKFQTLPINYTEYTEMVAIEITESVSYDISKATGDVTLAALLKSIFNEGVNFRKMQKGDFIALEYSQKAYLGRPLGMPDLKAAMVQIDGTSYFRFKNSKDDKYYDEKGTGFTKSYFFQIPVAFKQISSEFTNKRWHPVLKRYRAHLGTDFSAPVGRTIYAAADGKIEFLGIKGGYGKTTIINHNNGYKTLYAHQSDFAKGVKQGINIKKGELIGYVGNTGLSSGPHLHLGLYKNGTAIDPLTVINKPSTDGLDGKERNAFLATAQTTQKKIENEIKKEKRNIPTKLERITDRSEINIF
- the folE gene encoding GTP cyclohydrolase I FolE; translated protein: MSSEIEFENAIKKMLEHVGEDINREGLIDTPKRVRKAYEFMCSGYKQDPKEIIEKALFTSTNDEMVVVKDIEFYSQCEHHMLPIIGKAHVAYIPNGKVIGLSKIPRVVDVFARRLQIQEQLTEQICDALNEHLKPKGVAVMIDARHMCMEMRGVEKICSTTVTSALRGLFKSNKTTKDEFLSIVAQSLHK
- the corA gene encoding magnesium/cobalt transporter CorA, coding for MINCYIKKGNKLNVFEGVDFLESNEDKNSVIWIDMLLPTIEEVRAVENMFDMQFPTKQETEEIELSSRYWEENNRIEINSYFLINDNKSAFNETVSFILQGSLLISVRYKKLQSFDTFTKKLLISPREFKTGYSIFCQIIDIRIDADADTIENLSKEITKIRKHVFTDYSNDDEEILEKISTFEDLNMKIRENLTDKQRILNSLLKSQKFVDDKHELPIMLKDIKSLIDHTNFNFERLDYLQNIFIGILSIEQNKVIKIFTIVNVIFLPPTLIASIYGMNFDFMPELHWEYGYLISVVFMVIASITPILIFKKKGWI
- a CDS encoding type II secretion system F family protein, whose product is MKKYKIKYQNKNEIKEIILETSNLSNEKIPANIIEIKEYKNYFDFGFFRKKRINDKKINLLFYELNLMLQANINLSEALDILIKNKKDKNIIDFLQLLKYSFSNAKPIEENLNDFKINNLVFAFLKLSQNNGNIVLNIKALSNLLLENYEIKRNFIKAISYPIILIISFILSLISIFFFVIPKFQMIFSQSTQELPFATKMLLKTQYILENYLFSIFLVFCFFIIFFFYLYRQNSAFNYFCDKFLVTKIFLIKEIYLNMQLYKLFLVIDIMLKSNYEFHKAFISSKILLKNKYLLDKMHLIDNLLQNGKSIKDSFLKTQMFDDIVLNLINTGEVSNSLAITIDEIKKIYKNRFNDKINLLTSLIQPIFLIVIMGLILWIVLAIFMPIWDMGNMIKV
- a CDS encoding GspE/PulE family protein; amino-acid sequence: MKSILKSQIDYSLFEKYDKDYFVNNKILPISENDISIKIAICKTSNLQTIKDDFSKLISFIEVDELELLFILSHINRKILLYFFALKAISQNSFEKYIDKFLQELIFFSIDLRTSDIHIEQYKELVLFKFRIDGRLKTFFAFEKEFFKLISSYIKLISSLDMTQCRLPLDGRFSLNIENKKYDFRVSTMPTLEAESIVLRILDNKNIDKNLQTLGLSKNLLEILNQTLKLTQGLILISGPTGSGKTTTLYSILQELNCEEKKIITVEDPIEYKIDSICQIPINSKIGLSFELVLKNILRQDPDIIFIGEIRDKFSLDIALQASLTGHLVIASIHANSAVETILRLIDLQADPFLISSTLKLVMAQRLVLNYCKFCGSVGCQKCNYTKYYDRSTIAEVLKIDEKISSMIFKKSDINELKTYLENINFKTILDDGKQKVEQNQTSLDEVYKVACF